A genomic region of Leptospira mtsangambouensis contains the following coding sequences:
- the fliS gene encoding flagellar export chaperone FliS has product MSLARKTGASAYNEYKANEISTVSQIKLIVMLFDGAIRFLGVAKDNMTPRKYDVVNNNIIKTQDIITELLLSLNMEEGKEVANNLLSLYVYLKKRLLEANMRKDKVIIEECIKILIELKISWEELEKKDAPNPNTAPGNRPTGISITG; this is encoded by the coding sequence ATGTCGCTTGCGAGAAAAACCGGTGCCTCTGCTTACAATGAATACAAAGCCAATGAGATATCTACCGTTAGCCAAATCAAACTAATCGTGATGCTTTTTGACGGAGCCATCCGATTCCTTGGTGTGGCCAAAGACAATATGACTCCCCGAAAGTATGATGTTGTGAACAACAATATCATCAAAACCCAAGACATCATTACGGAACTTTTGCTCTCTCTCAATATGGAAGAGGGGAAAGAAGTCGCAAATAATCTTCTGTCATTATATGTTTATTTGAAGAAAAGATTGTTAGAAGCCAATATGCGTAAGGATAAGGTGATCATTGAAGAGTGTATCAAAATCCTAATTGAGTTAAAAATCTCTTGGGAAGAGTTAGAAAAAAAAGACGCTCCAAATCCAAACACAGCTCCTGGCAACCGTCCTACGGGAATCTCCATCACTGGTTAA
- a CDS encoding flagellar protein FlgN — MISSKHSTKQLLEKKIQALDSLISNLKREEELLSYRDADSAVKIEFKNEIIVRKLEAVDRELWERQEMEVYTEEEIAISETVFAKLDEARNLQQKVQELLVFEMNESKKEYWEFSIKRRLKSHLIQSSGLSWTKNYC; from the coding sequence ATGATTTCTTCCAAACATTCCACAAAACAACTTCTTGAAAAAAAAATTCAGGCACTCGATTCTCTTATTTCTAATTTAAAAAGAGAAGAGGAACTACTTTCCTATCGTGATGCCGATTCCGCAGTGAAGATTGAATTTAAAAATGAAATCATTGTTAGAAAGTTAGAGGCAGTGGACCGGGAACTTTGGGAAAGGCAAGAGATGGAAGTTTATACGGAAGAAGAAATTGCCATTTCAGAAACTGTCTTTGCAAAGTTGGATGAAGCAAGAAACCTCCAACAAAAAGTGCAAGAATTGCTTGTTTTTGAAATGAATGAGAGTAAAAAAGAATATTGGGAATTCAGTATCAAACGGCGATTGAAATCGCATTTGATCCAGTCCTCCGGCCTCTCATGGACAAAAAATTACTGTTAA
- a CDS encoding J domain-containing protein codes for MDKKLLLNDSLHFLGLSDGFTESELKESYHKLAKKYHPDSGEFTSDVMFLELNKHYESLKDHLLIHPEDDFSLLVSGEVRGDSEVPPITKPSKDPVFHEYKLAKEKETEAILRYYEKRNLHPIELSESLNKELVQLRKDLEPVLSVYAEILKKHPSSLWANDAKDSLDRLRVWWS; via the coding sequence ATGGACAAAAAATTACTGTTAAATGATTCCCTTCATTTTTTAGGCCTTAGTGATGGGTTTACCGAATCAGAACTCAAAGAATCCTACCATAAACTCGCCAAAAAATACCATCCAGATTCTGGTGAGTTTACCAGTGATGTGATGTTTTTGGAGTTAAACAAACATTACGAATCCTTAAAGGACCATCTCCTCATCCATCCAGAAGATGATTTTTCACTCTTGGTGAGTGGTGAGGTTCGTGGAGATTCGGAAGTTCCTCCAATAACAAAACCTTCCAAAGATCCCGTCTTTCATGAATATAAATTGGCCAAAGAAAAAGAAACAGAGGCCATTTTACGTTATTATGAAAAACGAAACCTCCATCCCATTGAACTTTCAGAAAGTTTGAATAAGGAACTTGTGCAGTTGCGTAAAGACTTAGAACCAGTCCTTTCTGTTTATGCAGAGATTTTAAAAAAACATCCATCTAGCCTTTGGGCAAATGATGCCAAAGATTCCTTAGATCGACTTCGTGTTTGGTGGAGTTAA
- a CDS encoding TRAP transporter large permease encodes MGSWGILLLLLALILLRQPLIVLMGAITVYCYYFLPDPPLESLQELNSIIGDLFFAGDKEILLAIPLFIIAGNLMTHGSIARRLIRIAQAMTAPIPAGLAIAGVFSCGIFAAISGSSPVTLIAIGGLMYPSLTKAGYPTQFSMGLLASGGTLGIIIPPSIPMIVYAIMVGVSVTDLFIAGIGPGILLMTLLMIYSVLRAGNVGRGKWDWAEIRTAWKEGVLALLMPVVILGGIYSGFFTATESAAIAVFYAILVEVFIHKELSFPKIPKIMAESAEMLGILFLILILAVSLNKFMIENEIPQNLVATMSELISSPVTFLIGVNVLLLIVGMFMDIMSAILVLAPLLAPMAVNYGINPVHFGIIMIVNLEIGYLTPPVGVNLFVASGIFKQPLGKVIQSVAPIVGLFLIGLILISWIPDISLGLLGGEAAAPSP; translated from the coding sequence ATGGGTTCTTGGGGAATACTCCTACTCTTACTCGCTTTAATTTTACTCAGACAACCACTCATTGTACTGATGGGTGCCATCACGGTTTATTGTTATTACTTTTTACCAGATCCACCTCTTGAATCTTTACAAGAACTCAATAGTATCATTGGAGATTTGTTCTTTGCAGGTGATAAAGAAATTCTTCTAGCAATTCCTCTTTTCATCATCGCAGGAAATTTGATGACCCATGGAAGTATTGCAAGAAGGCTCATTCGGATTGCCCAAGCGATGACTGCACCCATTCCGGCAGGACTTGCGATTGCAGGTGTATTTTCATGTGGGATCTTTGCAGCCATTTCTGGATCTTCACCGGTGACACTCATTGCCATTGGTGGACTCATGTATCCTTCTCTTACAAAAGCCGGATACCCTACTCAGTTTTCAATGGGTCTACTTGCTTCTGGAGGAACACTTGGGATCATCATTCCGCCAAGTATTCCTATGATCGTATATGCAATTATGGTGGGAGTTTCTGTAACTGATCTTTTCATTGCAGGGATTGGTCCTGGAATTTTACTCATGACACTCCTCATGATCTACTCCGTGTTACGTGCGGGAAATGTGGGTCGAGGAAAATGGGACTGGGCAGAAATTCGTACTGCTTGGAAAGAAGGTGTTCTTGCCCTTCTTATGCCTGTGGTCATTCTCGGAGGAATTTATTCTGGATTCTTCACGGCAACAGAATCAGCAGCCATCGCAGTGTTTTATGCAATCCTTGTGGAAGTGTTCATTCATAAAGAACTGAGTTTCCCTAAAATTCCAAAAATTATGGCAGAAAGTGCTGAGATGTTAGGGATTCTATTCCTCATCCTAATCCTTGCAGTCAGTTTGAACAAGTTCATGATCGAAAACGAAATTCCACAAAATCTCGTTGCAACAATGTCTGAACTCATTTCAAGCCCTGTGACTTTCCTCATCGGAGTAAACGTTTTGTTACTCATCGTGGGAATGTTTATGGATATCATGAGTGCAATCCTGGTTCTTGCACCGCTACTGGCACCAATGGCCGTCAACTACGGAATCAATCCAGTTCACTTCGGAATCATTATGATTGTGAACTTGGAAATTGGTTACCTGACACCACCGGTGGGTGTGAACCTATTTGTAGCTTCGGGAATCTTCAAACAACCGTTAGGGAAAGTCATCCAATCAGTAGCACCCATTGTGGGACTATTTCTGATTGGTTTGATCCTCATCAGTTGGATTCCAGACATTTCTTTAGGATTATTGGGTGGAGAGGCAGCAGCACCTTCACCGTAA
- a CDS encoding TRAP transporter small permease translates to MKFVERILNTLSFGEKWAGGICFLLLTLLMIADVSKREVIDKVFNWVMDVTEAYPNTSVAGFVGDWSVYIAESIHGGTAGFLEWLGLGGIIWAQKLSLYFMLWGGLFGSALASAKGSHLRPEIADKVLPKAILHYVKIIEQWVIALFFLFLAYLSVIYVLESISLDEVNPVTEIHLWKVQMIFPYIFLSMGFRHLCYGIFPALIPSDINEATEALELAEKELSESNSRGNH, encoded by the coding sequence ATGAAATTCGTCGAACGAATTCTAAATACTTTGAGTTTCGGCGAGAAATGGGCGGGAGGAATTTGTTTCCTTCTGCTCACTCTTCTCATGATTGCTGACGTTTCCAAACGAGAGGTAATCGATAAAGTTTTCAATTGGGTAATGGATGTCACAGAAGCCTATCCCAATACCAGTGTTGCCGGTTTTGTCGGCGACTGGAGTGTTTACATTGCAGAATCCATTCATGGTGGGACTGCAGGATTTTTAGAGTGGTTAGGCCTTGGTGGAATCATTTGGGCACAAAAACTTTCCCTCTATTTTATGTTATGGGGTGGTCTTTTCGGATCTGCACTCGCCAGTGCCAAGGGTTCACACCTACGTCCAGAAATTGCAGATAAAGTATTACCAAAGGCGATTCTACATTACGTAAAAATCATCGAACAGTGGGTGATTGCCTTATTCTTTTTATTCCTAGCTTACTTATCAGTCATTTATGTTCTAGAAAGTATCAGCTTAGATGAAGTAAATCCTGTAACAGAAATTCATCTATGGAAAGTCCAAATGATATTTCCCTACATATTTCTCTCTATGGGTTTTAGACATCTCTGTTATGGAATTTTTCCGGCACTCATTCCTTCTGATATCAATGAAGCCACTGAGGCTTTGGAACTTGCGGAAAAAGAACTTTCCGAATCGAATTCACGGGGGAATCACTAA
- the dctP gene encoding TRAP transporter substrate-binding protein DctP, with protein MFLRQLKYLVCVSITLTISGGLFAQTTVKLATVAPEGSPWANELAKIKKKIESESQGQIKFKIYPGGQMGGENEILQQVIRGKLQGAGLTAGALANTVKELNVLEIPYLFNSYAQADCVLDDHLQEDFRKLFEAKGLIFVTWAENGYRSIGTKSAPVKSPDDLKGIKIRIQESPVHIAYWKQLGVSGIPIAIPEVLPSLQTGVVEGFDNTPLFTLAAEWQTAIKYFTLTRHIYQPAAILYSKKFWDTLNDDQKKTLMGEGNKLAPGARQAVRSIEKNMIATLKKADVQVYEPSNADLAGFKAAANAVSGQVVGKIGGQSKMIFDKIQKAKAACGG; from the coding sequence ATGTTTTTAAGACAATTAAAGTATTTAGTTTGTGTAAGTATCACCCTCACCATCAGTGGGGGTTTATTTGCCCAAACAACCGTTAAATTAGCAACCGTTGCACCGGAAGGATCTCCGTGGGCAAACGAACTTGCTAAAATCAAAAAGAAAATTGAGTCGGAATCACAAGGCCAAATTAAATTTAAAATTTACCCTGGTGGACAAATGGGTGGAGAAAATGAAATCCTCCAACAAGTGATTCGCGGGAAACTGCAAGGTGCTGGTCTTACAGCAGGGGCTCTTGCAAACACTGTCAAAGAATTAAACGTATTAGAAATCCCATACCTTTTTAACTCTTATGCACAGGCGGACTGTGTTCTTGACGACCACTTACAAGAAGACTTTCGTAAACTTTTTGAAGCAAAAGGTCTCATCTTTGTGACTTGGGCTGAAAATGGATATCGATCTATTGGAACAAAATCCGCTCCTGTCAAATCTCCTGATGACTTAAAAGGAATCAAAATCCGAATCCAAGAATCTCCAGTTCATATTGCGTATTGGAAACAATTGGGTGTGAGTGGAATTCCGATTGCCATCCCAGAAGTTCTTCCTTCCCTACAAACAGGTGTGGTAGAAGGATTTGACAACACTCCTCTTTTTACTTTGGCAGCAGAATGGCAAACAGCGATTAAATACTTCACTTTAACACGCCATATCTACCAACCAGCAGCCATCCTTTATTCCAAAAAGTTTTGGGACACTCTCAACGATGACCAAAAGAAAACTCTTATGGGAGAAGGAAACAAACTTGCTCCAGGGGCAAGACAAGCAGTTCGTTCCATTGAGAAGAACATGATTGCCACTTTGAAAAAAGCGGATGTCCAAGTTTATGAACCTTCTAACGCTGATTTGGCGGGATTTAAAGCAGCAGCAAATGCCGTTTCTGGCCAAGTAGTAGGTAAAATTGGAGGTCAGTCCAAAATGATCTTCGACAAAATCCAAAAAGCAAAAGCAGCTTGCGGCGGATAA
- a CDS encoding TRAP transporter TatT component family protein: MYQTKHWSKIAIATLVLVSVVACGKSRQTKISDSNVERATTPAKLPADLEKLWKNRQNEQDLRLALVGLEKFAAENPQYSDVKVLLCRGNYLLSDGHLWLKLTGDSDVDEKVKEESIQYYDAAVTWCEAALALNPKFRDKVVKEKLAIEKSLDVLGPQDIDALYWRYASLAKWSRMVGFTTLLANRSNFSAMVNRVKEIEKSMGKEYFYSATLRYDAASNALSPTGDKKLAAKLFEEAIAKHPNYFAVRVLYAESSLKGNEDKFKKQLDFVLKGKAASLPEIEADQIVEQRKAKKLLDEL; encoded by the coding sequence ATGTACCAAACAAAACATTGGTCAAAAATCGCAATCGCAACTCTTGTTCTCGTTTCTGTTGTTGCTTGCGGAAAATCAAGACAAACCAAAATCTCTGACTCAAATGTAGAGCGAGCGACAACCCCAGCAAAACTTCCAGCTGACCTCGAAAAACTTTGGAAGAACCGTCAAAACGAACAAGACCTAAGACTAGCCCTTGTTGGTTTAGAAAAATTTGCCGCTGAGAACCCACAATACTCTGACGTAAAAGTGTTACTCTGCCGTGGAAACTATCTATTAAGTGACGGACACCTTTGGTTAAAACTTACAGGTGATTCGGATGTAGACGAAAAAGTGAAAGAAGAGTCCATCCAATATTATGATGCTGCCGTGACTTGGTGTGAAGCAGCCCTTGCATTGAATCCAAAATTTAGAGACAAGGTAGTCAAAGAAAAACTGGCAATTGAAAAATCCTTGGATGTTCTTGGCCCACAAGACATCGATGCTCTCTACTGGAGATATGCATCCCTTGCAAAATGGTCTCGAATGGTAGGTTTTACCACATTACTAGCAAACCGTTCCAACTTTTCTGCAATGGTAAATCGAGTGAAAGAAATCGAAAAATCCATGGGAAAAGAATATTTCTACTCAGCAACTCTTAGATATGATGCAGCAAGTAATGCTCTATCTCCTACAGGAGATAAAAAACTCGCAGCCAAACTTTTTGAAGAAGCAATTGCAAAACACCCGAACTACTTCGCGGTCCGAGTTTTGTATGCTGAAAGTAGCCTTAAAGGAAATGAAGACAAATTCAAAAAACAATTGGATTTTGTTCTGAAAGGCAAAGCAGCTTCCCTTCCAGAAATTGAAGCGGATCAAATTGTAGAACAACGTAAAGCAAAGAAATTACTCGACGAACTATAA
- a CDS encoding LIC11661 family lipoprotein, giving the protein MNTALFLFRFSILIFFGFIVSACTNYSTTASVQAPPTLISITNNGNSNFTIKVRAQNPEFIFQGYRIYSGATENLAQNPTDLNMGDSCILAQAAIVQPLEYTFEIDPSTNPNTTGVSCRIFSTLTPGTYIAMRTLGLSVNLQNSTSSYKVSMSSNALIVP; this is encoded by the coding sequence ATGAACACTGCTCTCTTTTTATTCCGTTTTTCGATCCTTATTTTCTTTGGTTTCATTGTGTCTGCTTGCACAAATTACTCCACAACGGCCTCAGTACAAGCCCCTCCAACCTTAATTTCCATCACAAACAATGGAAATTCTAATTTTACCATCAAGGTAAGGGCCCAAAACCCGGAGTTTATCTTCCAAGGTTACCGGATTTACTCCGGTGCCACGGAAAACTTGGCCCAAAATCCAACAGACCTCAATATGGGGGATTCCTGCATTTTAGCCCAGGCAGCCATTGTCCAACCCCTCGAATATACTTTCGAAATTGATCCTTCCACAAATCCCAATACCACAGGTGTTTCCTGTCGCATTTTTTCCACCCTCACTCCCGGAACCTACATTGCAATGCGGACCCTGGGTCTTTCTGTGAATTTACAGAATAGCACCAGTTCGTATAAGGTTTCCATGTCTTCCAATGCTCTTATTGTCCCTTAA
- a CDS encoding DedA family protein: MDFLQTLVSIFMQYGYFAVFGILILCGFGLPVPEDISLTAGGVISGLGYANVHIMFFVGMAGVLLGDAFVFWLGSYYGEKALTLPVLRTVLHPERFDKVREQFKKYGRWVVFFGRFMPGLRMPIFFTAGTSKQISFIRFFLTDGFAALISVPIWVYLGYFGAHNFDELMVWVRNGQTIILVLVGISIAGLAFYWWRRKHRESRGEN, translated from the coding sequence ATGGACTTTCTACAAACTCTAGTTTCCATTTTTATGCAATACGGTTATTTTGCCGTTTTTGGAATTCTGATCCTTTGTGGATTTGGACTTCCGGTTCCAGAAGACATTTCCCTGACTGCTGGTGGTGTCATCTCCGGTTTGGGTTATGCCAATGTACATATCATGTTCTTTGTAGGGATGGCTGGAGTCCTTCTGGGCGATGCCTTTGTTTTTTGGCTCGGTAGTTATTACGGAGAGAAGGCCCTCACCCTTCCCGTATTGAGAACCGTCCTTCACCCCGAAAGATTTGACAAAGTCCGCGAACAATTCAAAAAATATGGACGTTGGGTTGTTTTTTTTGGGCGTTTTATGCCTGGACTTCGAATGCCCATTTTTTTCACTGCTGGCACTTCTAAACAAATTAGTTTCATTCGTTTTTTCCTAACCGATGGGTTTGCTGCCTTGATTTCGGTTCCTATTTGGGTCTATTTGGGGTATTTCGGGGCCCATAATTTTGATGAATTGATGGTCTGGGTTCGCAATGGACAAACTATCATTTTGGTTCTTGTCGGTATAAGCATTGCCGGACTGGCCTTCTATTGGTGGCGGAGGAAACACCGCGAATCCAGAGGCGAAAACTAG
- a CDS encoding deoxyguanosinetriphosphate triphosphohydrolase translates to MKKGRNWLLEEEEKILAPYAVRSKNPGEREHFEPEHPYRLPFQRDRDRIIHSHAFKRLEYKTQVFVYSEGDHFRNRLTHTLEVAGISKTISKVLGLNEDLSETIALAHDLGHSPFGHAGQEALSELMRGQGGFEHNKQSLRVVQKLERRYPEFPGLNLCGETLLGIMKHGGDYESSELLDVRRDLGPSLEAMVVDSSDEITYSAHDLEDGLESGLLELADVKELDIWKRMEEALPKISSFDIDSFSRSAGRVLLNLMVSDLIDHIEEQLQKFSISSREDVSIAFQTQKKLVQFSPEFQNEFKELKAFLFRKLYRHPEVSRMSERGKETIFLLFKHFESHPESIPESYRNREEEEGRARVICDYIAGMTDRYAIEKLKREGILWFPY, encoded by the coding sequence ATGAAGAAAGGGAGAAACTGGCTCCTAGAAGAAGAAGAAAAAATCCTCGCCCCTTATGCTGTTCGGAGTAAAAATCCGGGAGAAAGAGAGCACTTCGAACCGGAACATCCATACAGACTTCCCTTTCAAAGAGATAGAGATCGTATCATTCATTCACATGCATTCAAACGATTGGAGTACAAAACCCAAGTCTTTGTCTACTCGGAAGGGGATCATTTTCGAAATCGACTCACTCATACATTAGAAGTGGCTGGGATTTCTAAAACCATTTCAAAAGTTCTTGGTTTGAATGAAGATTTGAGTGAAACCATTGCCTTAGCACATGATTTAGGGCATTCTCCTTTTGGTCATGCGGGCCAAGAAGCACTTTCAGAACTTATGCGAGGGCAAGGTGGATTTGAGCACAACAAACAGTCGTTACGTGTGGTTCAAAAATTAGAACGTCGGTATCCTGAATTTCCTGGTCTTAACCTTTGTGGTGAAACTTTGCTTGGGATTATGAAACACGGAGGTGATTACGAATCCTCTGAACTACTCGATGTTCGGCGAGACTTAGGGCCTTCTCTGGAAGCGATGGTAGTGGATAGTTCCGATGAAATTACATACAGTGCACATGATTTAGAAGATGGATTAGAAAGTGGACTTTTGGAACTTGCCGATGTAAAGGAACTGGATATTTGGAAACGAATGGAAGAAGCACTTCCTAAAATCAGCTCTTTTGATATTGATTCTTTTTCAAGATCGGCTGGAAGGGTTTTACTCAACTTAATGGTATCGGATTTGATCGATCACATTGAAGAACAATTACAAAAGTTTTCGATTTCTTCAAGGGAGGATGTTTCCATCGCCTTCCAAACGCAAAAAAAATTGGTTCAATTTTCGCCGGAGTTCCAAAACGAATTTAAAGAACTCAAAGCATTTTTGTTTCGCAAACTTTACCGCCACCCAGAAGTATCCCGAATGAGCGAAAGGGGAAAGGAAACAATATTTTTGTTATTTAAACATTTTGAATCTCATCCTGAGTCCATCCCTGAATCATATCGAAACCGAGAAGAAGAAGAAGGAAGAGCACGAGTCATTTGTGACTACATTGCTGGGATGACGGATCGGTATGCCATTGAAAAGTTAAAACGAGAAGGGATTCTCTGGTTTCCTTACTAG
- a CDS encoding glutathione S-transferase family protein, with protein sequence MYQLYAHPRSTYSMRVHIYLRYRNLPYETITIALDKLENRKRPFLQINPYGKVPVLKDEDFLLAESSAIIRYLEEKHSFANPFFSEELRSRALLNQAINRCESEFCFPGSVIYFSKKFVPQEKWDTNRMKDSSKRIGRHLDILEGILETNEYLHENQFGFLEILYAPFIKNIDMMETKLPIPVENWIKRVLANETIKEVLGNE encoded by the coding sequence ATGTATCAATTATATGCACATCCCCGTTCGACTTATAGTATGCGTGTACATATCTATTTGCGATATAGAAATCTTCCCTATGAAACCATAACGATTGCTTTAGACAAATTAGAAAATAGGAAAAGGCCATTTTTGCAGATTAATCCTTATGGGAAAGTTCCCGTATTGAAAGATGAAGATTTTTTACTCGCAGAATCATCAGCTATCATTCGTTATCTGGAAGAGAAACATTCATTTGCGAATCCTTTTTTTTCGGAAGAATTGCGGTCCAGAGCACTTCTCAACCAAGCCATCAATCGTTGTGAGTCAGAGTTCTGTTTTCCAGGAAGTGTCATTTATTTTTCAAAAAAATTTGTTCCACAGGAAAAATGGGATACAAATCGGATGAAAGATTCTTCCAAACGAATCGGAAGGCATCTAGATATTTTAGAAGGGATTTTGGAAACAAACGAGTATCTTCACGAAAACCAATTTGGGTTTTTAGAGATTCTTTATGCTCCTTTTATCAAAAATATAGATATGATGGAAACAAAACTTCCAATCCCTGTGGAAAATTGGATCAAACGAGTGTTAGCAAATGAAACTATAAAGGAAGTTTTAGGAAACGAATAG
- a CDS encoding phosphorylase → MLPFNPKQTLVTGAFIGEIDLLKASGQFPHLDVMGIGNLEAAVQLSDYLSKNSNIHHIVFFGSCGAYEWSGITIGSFISPNRVYSKEISHTLKISKQIPESPEFYEITPDKSLQTAACNAPTTITLIDLKHPPEESWKNLEIENLELFGITKVANKFSVTVTAYLAVTNLVGQNGSNDWAKNWKQLSHSLQNKILFVS, encoded by the coding sequence TTGTTACCGTTTAACCCTAAACAAACACTTGTTACGGGAGCTTTTATTGGAGAAATAGATCTCTTAAAAGCTTCTGGACAGTTCCCTCATTTAGATGTGATGGGAATTGGAAATTTAGAAGCGGCAGTCCAACTTTCAGACTATCTTTCTAAAAACAGTAACATCCATCATATAGTTTTTTTTGGGTCCTGCGGGGCTTACGAATGGAGTGGAATCACAATCGGATCCTTCATTTCACCAAACAGAGTGTATTCGAAAGAAATTTCTCATACCCTAAAAATTTCCAAACAAATTCCGGAATCTCCCGAGTTTTACGAGATAACACCTGACAAATCCTTACAAACCGCAGCATGCAATGCTCCCACAACCATCACTCTAATCGATTTAAAACATCCACCAGAAGAATCTTGGAAAAATCTAGAAATTGAAAATCTAGAATTGTTTGGAATTACTAAAGTTGCCAATAAATTTTCCGTAACTGTAACAGCCTATTTAGCTGTGACCAATCTTGTGGGGCAAAACGGATCCAATGATTGGGCCAAAAACTGGAAACAACTCTCCCACTCTTTACAAAATAAAATTCTATTCGTTTCCTAA
- the argC gene encoding N-acetyl-gamma-glutamyl-phosphate reductase, translating to MKQTKIAIIGAGGLTGKELTKLLAHHPGFELVHVTSNQVNGKHIREVFPDLSHLPNLEFHKHEAPVPKDAGIVLATPNEVSLEKAPEFLAEGRKVIDLSGTFRLHNQSKFEKAYQFPHTKFALMDHVVFGLPELFREKLKNANFVSNPGCYATSAILPIALLGNLRKEIQGPVIVDAKSGVSGAGGRTEEIKFAYTNVYENFRAYKILTHQHEPEMEEYGFVGSDEKEIHFTPHLLPIYRGILSSIYITFPKGISVEQVKEKFQAATEKEPFIRFYQTPEEVEIRKVQNTNFLDLGFRIKGNTLVIVSALDNLVKGAAGQALQNLNLMYGYPETEGLVTV from the coding sequence ATGAAACAAACAAAGATTGCAATCATTGGTGCCGGTGGTCTTACCGGAAAAGAACTCACTAAACTTTTGGCCCACCATCCAGGTTTTGAGTTGGTGCATGTCACATCAAACCAAGTAAATGGAAAACACATCCGCGAAGTTTTCCCTGACTTAAGCCATTTGCCTAATTTAGAATTTCATAAACATGAGGCACCTGTTCCTAAAGATGCGGGAATAGTGCTTGCCACTCCCAACGAAGTTTCTTTAGAAAAGGCTCCTGAGTTTTTGGCAGAAGGAAGAAAGGTTATCGACCTTTCGGGAACCTTCCGTCTCCACAACCAAAGTAAATTCGAAAAAGCTTACCAATTTCCTCATACAAAATTCGCGTTGATGGACCATGTGGTCTTTGGTTTGCCGGAACTCTTCAGAGAGAAACTAAAAAACGCAAACTTTGTTTCGAATCCTGGCTGTTATGCGACTTCTGCCATTCTACCGATTGCCCTTCTTGGGAATCTCAGAAAGGAAATCCAAGGCCCAGTGATTGTAGATGCAAAATCGGGAGTCAGCGGTGCCGGTGGTAGAACAGAAGAAATCAAATTTGCTTATACCAATGTGTATGAAAATTTCCGAGCTTATAAAATTTTAACCCACCAACATGAACCAGAAATGGAAGAGTATGGTTTTGTCGGATCGGATGAAAAAGAAATTCATTTTACTCCCCACCTACTTCCTATTTACCGAGGAATTCTTTCTAGCATTTACATTACCTTTCCAAAAGGAATCAGCGTAGAGCAGGTCAAAGAAAAATTCCAAGCAGCAACAGAGAAAGAACCTTTTATCAGGTTCTACCAAACTCCAGAAGAAGTCGAAATCAGAAAGGTGCAAAATACAAACTTTTTAGATTTAGGATTTCGTATCAAAGGAAACACTCTCGTCATTGTCTCCGCACTCGACAACTTAGTCAAAGGGGCAGCAGGCCAAGCCTTACAAAATTTAAACTTGATGTATGGTTATCCTGAAACAGAGGGACTTGTTACCGTTTAA